From a single Rodentibacter sp. JRC1 genomic region:
- a CDS encoding neutral zinc metallopeptidase, producing the protein MRWQGRRESSNVEDRRKAGGHFGGGKSTGILGFIILLVGAYYGVDLSGLVGSPDFSGQSSQPLETQEEQQLAALSKVVLADTETVWGNYFKQMGYQYQEPTMVLYSGATSTACGTGQSAMGPFYCPNDRKVYLDLSFYNDMKNKLGAAGDSAFAYVIAHEVGHHVQNLLGVLGQVHRAQQTMDRKTANQLSVKLELQADCFAGVWANQAVKSGLFERGDEEKAFNAAEAVGDDRLQKRGQGYVVPDSFTHGTSAQRLAWFRKGLQSGNPSGCDTFN; encoded by the coding sequence ATGCGTTGGCAAGGTAGAAGAGAAAGTTCAAATGTAGAAGATAGACGAAAAGCCGGAGGTCATTTTGGCGGAGGCAAAAGCACCGGCATTTTGGGATTTATTATTTTATTAGTCGGTGCTTATTATGGTGTCGATTTATCGGGCTTAGTCGGCTCTCCCGATTTTTCAGGACAATCTTCTCAACCTTTAGAAACACAAGAAGAGCAACAGCTTGCCGCATTGTCAAAAGTCGTCTTAGCGGATACTGAAACGGTTTGGGGAAATTATTTCAAGCAAATGGGTTATCAGTATCAAGAGCCGACTATGGTACTTTATAGTGGTGCAACCTCTACCGCTTGCGGAACAGGGCAATCGGCAATGGGGCCGTTTTATTGTCCGAATGATCGTAAAGTTTATTTAGATTTATCTTTCTACAATGATATGAAAAATAAATTAGGTGCCGCCGGTGATTCAGCTTTTGCTTATGTGATTGCTCATGAAGTAGGGCATCACGTGCAAAACTTGTTAGGTGTTTTAGGGCAAGTTCATCGGGCTCAACAAACGATGGATCGCAAAACGGCAAATCAACTTTCCGTGAAGCTTGAATTACAAGCCGACTGTTTTGCCGGTGTATGGGCAAATCAAGCAGTCAAAAGCGGTTTATTTGAACGTGGTGATGAAGAAAAAGCCTTTAATGCGGCAGAAGCCGTAGGAGATGATCGCTTACAAAAGCGCGGGCAAGGCTATGTAGTGCCGGATAGTTTTACTCACGGTACATCAGCACAACGCTTGGCCTGGTTTAGAAAAGGCTTACAAAGCGGTAACCCAAGCGGATGTGATACCTTTAATTAA
- a CDS encoding lactate permease LctP family transporter has translation MLSFVLSIFPIILLIYLMVKRNALPSYVALPWIATLVMGVHLLHFDTDIVTISANVVSAIVAVQTPITVIFGAILFNRFSEVSGATNVMRKWLGNINPNPVAQLMIIGWAFAFMIEGASGFGTPAAIAAPILVGLGFHPLKVAMLALVMNSVPVSFGAVGTPTWFGFGPLKLPSEMVLQIGAVTAFIHSIAALIIPILALRIVVSWQEIRKNLLFIYISVFACVIPYFLLAQVNDEFPSLIGGAVGLFVSVWAANRNIGLAKVDNTLDNQAVSTSQVLKALFPTGLLIAFLIVTRVQQLPFKAMMNDTTVWFSTVLGSLGTFEISKGLIFTLKNIFGSQVSSSYKLLYVPALIPFIITVLIAIPFFKVSGENVKQIFSSSLKQSKNPFIALMGALVMVNLMLVGGDHSMVKIIGRTFADVTGDDWTIFSSFLGAIGSFFSGSNTVSNLTFGSVQLSTAETTGLSVVLILALQSVGGAMGNMVCINNIVAVSSVLNISNQEGPIIKKTIVPMVIYGIIAALCALFLVPLFYTL, from the coding sequence ATGCTGTCTTTTGTTCTTAGTATTTTTCCTATTATTTTATTGATTTATCTTATGGTTAAACGCAATGCGTTACCCTCTTATGTTGCCCTGCCGTGGATTGCTACCTTAGTAATGGGTGTTCATCTTCTTCATTTTGATACGGATATCGTTACCATTAGTGCGAATGTTGTTTCTGCAATTGTTGCCGTACAAACACCGATTACCGTTATCTTTGGCGCCATTCTATTTAACCGCTTTAGCGAAGTTTCCGGCGCAACAAATGTTATGCGCAAATGGCTGGGAAACATTAACCCTAATCCGGTCGCACAATTAATGATCATCGGTTGGGCATTTGCCTTTATGATTGAAGGTGCAAGCGGTTTTGGTACGCCTGCCGCGATTGCAGCGCCTATTTTAGTCGGTTTAGGTTTTCATCCGCTAAAAGTTGCAATGCTTGCATTGGTGATGAACTCTGTCCCTGTTTCTTTCGGTGCGGTCGGCACACCGACTTGGTTTGGTTTCGGCCCGTTAAAATTACCTAGTGAAATGGTTTTACAAATCGGTGCGGTCACAGCATTTATCCATTCCATTGCCGCTTTAATCATTCCGATTTTAGCCTTACGTATAGTCGTTAGTTGGCAAGAAATTCGTAAAAATTTATTGTTCATCTACATTAGCGTATTTGCTTGTGTCATTCCTTATTTCCTCTTAGCGCAAGTAAACGATGAATTCCCATCATTAATCGGTGGTGCTGTCGGATTATTTGTTTCCGTATGGGCTGCTAATCGTAATATCGGTTTGGCAAAAGTGGATAATACGCTTGATAATCAAGCCGTTAGTACTTCACAAGTGTTAAAAGCCTTATTCCCAACCGGTTTACTTATTGCTTTTTTAATTGTAACCCGCGTACAACAATTACCGTTTAAAGCAATGATGAACGACACTACCGTTTGGTTCTCTACCGTATTAGGATCACTTGGTACCTTTGAAATAAGTAAAGGTCTTATCTTTACCTTAAAAAATATCTTTGGTTCTCAAGTTTCATCCAGTTACAAATTGTTATATGTACCTGCGCTCATTCCGTTTATTATCACGGTGCTTATTGCAATTCCATTCTTTAAAGTGTCCGGTGAGAACGTAAAACAAATTTTTAGCTCAAGCCTAAAACAATCAAAAAATCCGTTTATTGCCTTAATGGGTGCCCTTGTGATGGTGAATTTAATGTTAGTTGGCGGCGATCATTCTATGGTAAAAATTATCGGCCGGACATTTGCAGACGTTACCGGTGATGACTGGACAATTTTCTCTTCATTCCTTGGTGCCATCGGTTCGTTCTTCTCCGGATCAAATACCGTGTCAAACTTAACGTTCGGCAGTGTGCAACTTTCTACCGCGGAAACCACCGGTCTTTCTGTTGTACTCATACTCGCCTTACAATCTGTAGGCGGTGCAATGGGGAATATGGTATGTATTAATAATATCGTTGCCGTAAGCTCGGTATTGAATATTTC
- the lysM gene encoding peptidoglycan-binding protein LysM gives MGLFDFVSDIGKKIFSKEEDASQAVTQHIAEDNPGVENLSVTVENGVANIQGVASTAAALEKAVLMAGNIQGITSVTSSVTVSNGESLASEDAFYTIQKGDTLWKIAEKTYGNGAKYTAIVEANKEVIKDADKIFPGQKIRLPKGL, from the coding sequence ATGGGTTTATTTGATTTTGTTAGTGATATCGGTAAGAAAATTTTTTCTAAAGAGGAAGATGCATCACAAGCAGTGACACAACACATTGCAGAAGATAATCCGGGCGTAGAAAATCTTTCGGTCACTGTTGAAAATGGCGTGGCGAATATTCAAGGTGTCGCCTCTACTGCCGCGGCATTGGAAAAAGCAGTGTTGATGGCGGGGAATATTCAAGGCATTACCTCCGTTACCAGCAGCGTAACCGTTAGCAACGGTGAAAGCTTGGCTTCTGAAGACGCTTTCTACACCATTCAAAAAGGTGATACTCTCTGGAAAATTGCAGAAAAAACTTACGGCAACGGCGCAAAATATACGGCGATTGTTGAAGCGAATAAAGAGGTGATTAAAGACGCCGATAAAATTTTCCCGGGACAAAAAATTCGTTTGCCAAAAGGTTTATAA
- the tig gene encoding trigger factor — protein sequence MSLNIETTQGLERRVAITVPAETVEKATREEFKRAAKNVRVDGFRKGHVPAHIIEQRFGASIRQDVLNDLLPRHFFDAVIAEKINIAGRPTFAIETFEQGKDLVFTATFEVYPEVQLQGLENIKVEKPTVEINETDIDKMIDVLRKQQATWAESQDAAKADDRVTIDFVGSVDGEEFEGGKASDFVLFMGQGRMIPGFEDGIVGHKAGEQFDIDVTFPEEYHAENLKGKPAKFAITLKKVENMVLPELTDEFVAKFGPNTKSVADLRAEIRKNMERELKNALVSRVKQQVINGLIEQNPIDVPNSAVEEEIDVLRNQAAQRFGGNTQQAAQLPRELFEADAKRRVQVGLLFSEVIKSNELKVDEERAKAMIADIASAYEQPNEVVEYYSKNEELMNNIRNVVLEEQAVDAVLAKAQVTEKASSFDEIMNPQAA from the coding sequence ATGTCATTAAATATTGAAACAACCCAAGGTTTAGAGCGCCGTGTGGCGATCACTGTTCCTGCGGAAACCGTTGAGAAGGCAACGCGTGAAGAATTTAAACGTGCGGCAAAAAATGTTCGCGTAGATGGTTTCCGTAAAGGGCACGTGCCGGCTCACATTATTGAACAACGTTTTGGTGCATCAATTCGTCAAGATGTATTGAATGACTTATTACCACGCCATTTCTTCGATGCCGTGATCGCAGAGAAAATCAATATTGCAGGTCGTCCGACTTTTGCCATTGAAACTTTTGAACAAGGTAAAGATTTGGTTTTTACCGCAACTTTTGAAGTTTATCCGGAAGTTCAATTACAAGGTTTAGAAAACATCAAAGTCGAAAAACCGACAGTTGAGATTAATGAAACCGATATTGATAAAATGATCGATGTATTACGCAAACAGCAAGCAACTTGGGCTGAAAGTCAAGATGCGGCAAAAGCGGATGATCGTGTAACCATTGATTTTGTTGGCTCTGTCGATGGTGAAGAATTTGAAGGCGGTAAGGCATCGGACTTCGTCCTATTTATGGGGCAAGGTCGTATGATTCCAGGGTTTGAAGACGGTATTGTTGGGCACAAAGCTGGTGAGCAATTCGATATTGATGTAACTTTCCCTGAAGAATATCACGCAGAAAACTTAAAAGGTAAACCGGCAAAATTTGCGATTACTTTGAAAAAAGTAGAAAACATGGTATTGCCTGAATTAACGGATGAATTCGTTGCAAAATTTGGTCCGAATACAAAATCTGTTGCGGATTTACGTGCGGAAATTCGTAAAAATATGGAACGCGAATTGAAAAACGCATTAGTATCTCGCGTGAAGCAACAGGTTATCAACGGTTTAATTGAACAAAACCCAATTGATGTACCGAATTCTGCGGTTGAAGAAGAAATCGATGTATTACGTAACCAAGCGGCACAACGTTTTGGTGGCAACACTCAGCAAGCGGCTCAATTACCGCGTGAATTGTTTGAGGCTGATGCAAAACGTCGCGTTCAAGTCGGTTTGTTATTCTCTGAAGTGATCAAATCAAATGAGTTGAAAGTGGATGAGGAGCGTGCAAAAGCAATGATCGCAGATATCGCTTCTGCATATGAGCAACCGAATGAAGTGGTTGAATATTACAGTAAAAATGAAGAGTTGATGAATAATATTCGTAACGTAGTATTAGAAGAACAAGCAGTCGATGCAGTTCTTGCAAAAGCACAAGTGACTGAAAAAGCCTCTTCATTCGATGAAATTATGAATCCGCAAGCTGCGTAA